A window of the Bacillus andreraoultii genome harbors these coding sequences:
- a CDS encoding DUF2627 domain-containing protein: MGRLLALIIILIPGVLSVIGVKLIRDSLFKIIHWPFFQIWQQISVGFLFFLTGLAIIGGFIYHRDKKRNKITKRRFSR; this comes from the coding sequence ATGGGTAGATTACTTGCATTGATTATTATTCTCATTCCAGGCGTACTGTCTGTTATTGGTGTAAAGTTAATTCGGGATAGTCTTTTTAAAATTATCCATTGGCCATTTTTTCAAATATGGCAGCAAATTTCCGTAGGATTTTTATTTTTTTTAACAGGACTAGCTATTATTGGTGGTTTTATTTATCACCGAGACAAAAAAAGAAATAAAATTACGAAACGCCGATTTTCTCGCTAA
- a CDS encoding glycerophosphodiester phosphodiesterase, which translates to MTLIFGHRGSAGTYPENTMLSFKEAAQSGADGIELDVQLTRDGEIVIIHDQKVDRTTNGKGLVKNFTLKEIKQLNAGANFQKGKYEADIPTLEEVLVWLSKTDLLINIEFKSFTIDNHDLEEKTVQFVRKYKLEERTIFSSFNHYAIVYCYRIAPEIETAPLYSEGLFMPWIYAESIKSKAIHPHYRVAPKRLVEAAQSYGINVRPYTVNKEDEIRRYIDWNTAAIITDYPELARIIRDE; encoded by the coding sequence ATGACATTAATATTTGGTCATCGTGGTTCAGCTGGTACATATCCGGAAAATACGATGCTCTCCTTTAAAGAAGCAGCACAATCAGGTGCGGATGGAATTGAATTAGATGTTCAATTGACAAGAGATGGTGAAATTGTAATTATTCATGATCAAAAGGTTGATCGTACAACGAACGGAAAAGGTTTAGTGAAAAACTTTACGTTAAAGGAAATTAAACAATTAAACGCTGGGGCAAATTTTCAAAAGGGTAAGTATGAGGCAGACATTCCAACGTTGGAAGAAGTATTGGTGTGGTTATCAAAAACAGATTTACTTATTAATATTGAATTTAAATCATTTACAATTGATAACCATGATTTGGAAGAAAAAACAGTCCAGTTCGTAAGAAAGTATAAGTTAGAAGAGCGAACAATCTTCTCTTCGTTTAATCATTATGCGATTGTTTATTGTTACCGGATCGCACCTGAAATAGAAACTGCTCCATTATATTCTGAAGGATTATTTATGCCATGGATTTATGCGGAATCAATTAAATCAAAAGCGATTCACCCACATTATCGGGTAGCTCCGAAAAGGTTAGTTGAGGCTGCTCAAAGTTATGGAATAAACGTTCGACCGTATACAGTTAATAAAGAGGATGAAATAAGACGTTATATAGACTGGAATACGGCGGCAATTATTACTGATTATCCAGAATTAGCGAGAATTATTAGGGACGAATGA
- a CDS encoding sigma-54 interaction domain-containing protein codes for MQKVMVIGAGQGGLAILKILREIASLQKIVLIDKNLQAPGIIQAKKEGIPFGSDWKQFIHEDFDIIIDVTGDESVYQELQAYKNQMIIVPGSLAYIIVQLMREKEQLIQELQDETIKGDVMLKAIIHSSNDAISVVDENGKGLLINPAYSKLTGLHEKDIIGKPATTDIYQGESMHLYVLKTKKPVRGVKMLVGPTKKEVVVNVAPIIVDNQLKGSVGIIHDLSEIRELTTELQKAKERIRTLEAKYTFRDIVGESEEMLIAIEQASIGAKTPATVLLRGESGTGKELFAHAIHNASDRKMQNFIRVNCAAISESLLESELFGYEDGAFSGAKRGGKKGLFEEANNGSIFLDEIGEISLNTQVKLLRVLQEKEIVRVGGTKPIPINVRIIAATNKNLEQEIMNGHFREDLYYRINRIPIYIPPLRNRLTDIPQLCNRLIQKINHDYGRTVEGITDDAIAALKNYHWPGNIRELENVLGRAMIYMNYNERIIDITHLPKLEYITSKGEMDLSLPRESKSLQEMTDDFEKRIIELVLNKYHGNKTNAAKELGISIRSLYYKLEKYGL; via the coding sequence TTGCAAAAGGTAATGGTTATTGGTGCTGGTCAAGGTGGGTTAGCTATTTTGAAGATTTTACGAGAAATAGCATCTCTCCAGAAAATCGTTTTAATTGATAAAAATCTACAGGCACCTGGTATTATACAAGCAAAAAAAGAAGGAATCCCTTTTGGTTCCGATTGGAAACAATTTATTCACGAGGATTTTGATATTATCATTGATGTAACAGGGGATGAATCTGTTTATCAAGAACTTCAAGCTTATAAAAATCAAATGATTATTGTTCCTGGATCACTTGCTTATATCATCGTTCAATTAATGAGGGAAAAAGAGCAGTTGATTCAGGAATTACAAGATGAGACGATTAAAGGGGATGTAATGCTTAAAGCCATTATTCATTCGAGTAACGATGCGATTTCGGTTGTCGATGAAAATGGGAAAGGACTATTAATAAACCCGGCATATTCAAAGCTTACTGGACTTCATGAAAAAGATATAATTGGAAAACCAGCAACAACAGACATTTATCAAGGCGAAAGTATGCATCTTTATGTACTAAAAACGAAGAAGCCGGTAAGAGGAGTGAAAATGCTTGTTGGGCCAACGAAAAAAGAAGTTGTTGTTAATGTAGCTCCGATCATTGTTGATAATCAATTAAAAGGTAGTGTAGGTATTATTCATGATTTATCAGAAATCCGGGAATTAACAACAGAGTTACAAAAGGCAAAGGAAAGAATACGAACATTAGAGGCGAAGTATACTTTCCGTGATATCGTTGGTGAGTCGGAAGAGATGTTGATTGCTATTGAACAAGCAAGTATTGGTGCAAAGACTCCGGCAACCGTTTTGCTCCGAGGGGAGTCTGGTACGGGAAAAGAACTATTTGCCCATGCCATTCATAATGCAAGTGATAGAAAGATGCAAAACTTTATTCGGGTAAATTGTGCGGCAATTTCTGAATCCTTACTGGAAAGTGAATTGTTTGGCTATGAGGATGGGGCATTTTCAGGTGCAAAGCGTGGCGGAAAAAAGGGGTTATTTGAAGAAGCGAATAATGGAAGTATTTTTCTAGATGAAATTGGAGAAATCTCATTGAATACGCAAGTGAAGTTATTACGTGTATTACAAGAAAAAGAAATTGTTCGTGTCGGTGGTACGAAACCAATCCCGATAAATGTTCGAATTATTGCGGCAACGAATAAGAATTTAGAACAAGAAATAATGAACGGTCATTTTCGCGAAGATTTATATTATCGAATTAACCGAATTCCCATTTACATACCTCCATTAAGAAATCGCTTAACAGATATCCCACAGCTCTGCAATCGGCTCATTCAAAAAATAAATCATGATTATGGAAGAACTGTGGAAGGGATAACAGACGATGCCATTGCCGCACTGAAAAATTACCATTGGCCTGGTAATATTCGTGAATTAGAAAATGTATTAGGACGAGCAATGATTTATATGAACTATAATGAACGCATTATTGATATAACCCATCTGCCCAAACTTGAATATATTACTAGTAAAGGTGAAATGGATCTTTCTTTGCCAAGGGAATCAAAATCTTTACAAGAGATGACAGATGACTTTGAAAAGAGAATAATTGAACTTGTGTTAAATAAGTATCACGGAAATAAGACGAATGCTGCAAAAGAATTAGGAATTTCTATACGATCACTATATTACAAATTAGAAAAGTATGGCCTTTAA